One Scophthalmus maximus strain ysfricsl-2021 chromosome 1, ASM2237912v1, whole genome shotgun sequence genomic region harbors:
- the pwp2h gene encoding PWP2 small subunit processome component translates to MKFAYGFSNLLGAVYRQGNLNFSKDGNRVISPVGNRVSVFDLKNNTSETLPVSTTKNITCVGLSPDGNLAVIVDEDGAALLVSLVTRAVLHHFHFHKPVSSIRFSPDGRKFVVTKENVALMYHAPGKQREFNAFVLDKSYYGPYDETTCIDWTDDSKCFVVGSKDMSTWVFGAERWANLIYYSLGGHKDVMVGCFFEKDSLDLYTVSQDGTLCVWESDTELGGLVLKKSRDKAPEPLRQREDDEEDKLEGEEGEVIRGKAEAPKEKDTKNVRYKHRSRHFFNKEGDFNSLTAAAYHKPTHILVTGFASGIFHLHELPEFNLIHSLSISDQRIASVAINSSGDWIGFGCSGMGQLLVWEWQSESYVFKQQGHFNNMASLAYSPDGQYVVTGGDDGKVKVWNTNSGLCFVTFTEHSSNVTCVTFTSSGFVIVSASLDGTVRAFDLHRYRNFRTFTSPRPAQFSTLAVDHSGELVSAGAQDSFEIFLWSMQTGRLLEVLGGHEGPVSCLCFSPVQSVLASASWDRTVRLWDMLDSWQVKETIPLTSDVLSLTYRPDGQELAVATLNGEISFWNPHTATQTSSVAGRHDLEMGRKEVDKITAKQSAKGKSFTCLCYSADGESILAGGQSKFVCIYNIKEQMLMKKFEISCNLSFDAMEEFLDRRKMTEFGSLALVDEGAGDGDGVNISLPGVRRGDMSSRHFKPEIRVSSLRFSPTGRSWAATTTEGLLVYSLDGSMVFDPYDLDLDVTPVSIRKQLRLQEWASAIVLAFRLNEKALKQEVLETVPHEQIPVICGSLPDIYVEKLLGFVATCLEKSGHLQFYMTWAQNLLMLHGQKLKNRSGAILPTLQALQKSIQRHFDNLSKLCDFNMYNIRYAVALSKQRGMKREAEEEVEEEEEEEEEEGEDDEGLSEEMSEASIGDAEMIL, encoded by the exons ATGAAGTTTGCTTATGGG TTTTCCAATCTGCTCGGCGCAGTCTACCGCCAGGGCAACTTGAATTTCTCTAAGGATGGGAATAGGGTGATCAGTCCTGTTGGAAACAGAGTCTCTGTCTTCGACCTGAAGAA CAACACATCTGAGACATTGCCCGTTTCCACCACGAAGAACATAACGTGTGTGGGTCTCTCTCCTGATGGAAACTTGGCAGTAATAGTGGACGAGG ATGGTGCAGCCCTGTTGGTCAGTCTCGTCACCCGAGCCGTCCTTCATCATTTCCACTTCCACAAACCCGTGAGCAGCATCCGTTTTTCACCTGACGGCAG GAAGTTTGTCGTCACGAAGGAGAACGTGGCTCTGATGTACCACGCTCCCGGGAAGCAGCGGGAGTTCAACGCCTTCGTGTTGGACAAGAGCTACTACGGTCCGTACGATGAAACCACCTGCATCGACTGGACTGACGACTCCAA GTGTTTTGTGGTGGGCAGCAAAGACATGTCGACGTGGGTGTTTGGTGCAGAGCGCTGGGCCAACCTCATCTACTACTCCCTGGGCGGACACAAGGACGTGATGGTGGGGTGCTTCTTTGAGAAGGACAGCCTGGAT CTGTACACGGTGAGCCAGGACGGGACGCTGTGCGTCTGGGAGAGCGACACCGAACTGGGCGGCCTCGTCCTGAAGAAGAGCCGGGACAAAGCGCCCGAGCCACTGAGACAgcgagaggacgacgaggaagacaagctggagggagaggaaggcgAGGTCATCAGAGGGAAAGCTGAAGCTCCAAAAGAGAAGGACACGAAGAATGTCAGATACAAGCACAGGAGCAG ACACTTCTTCAACAAGGAGGGGGATTTCAACAGCCTGACCGCTGCCGCCTACCACAAGCCGACTCACATCCTGGTCACTGGCTTCGCCTCCGGTATCTTCCACCTGCACGAACTCCCGGAGTTCAACCTGATTCACTCCCTCAG TATTTCAGACCAGAGGATCGCTTCAGTTGCCATAAACAGCTCTGGAGACTGGATCGGCTTTGGGTGCTCAG GTATGGGTCAGCTGCTGGTGTGGGAGTGGCAGAGCGAGTCGTACGTCTTCAAGCAGCAGGGACATTTCAACAACATGGCCTCGCTGGCGTACTCGCCGGACGGGCAGTACGTCGTGACGGGAGGCGACGACGGCAAA GTCAAAGTGTGGAACACCAACAGCGGCCTCTGCTTTGTCACCTTCACGGAGCACAGCAGCAACGTCACCTGCGTCACCTTCACCTCCAGCGGCTTCGTCATTGTCAGCGCCTCCCTGGACGGGACAGTCCGAGCGTTTGACCTGCACAG GTACCGAAACTTTCGGACGTTCACTTCTCCTCGGCCCGCGCAGTTCTCCACCCTGGCAGTCGACCACAGTGGCGAGCTGGTGAGCGCAGGAGCCCAGGACTCCTTCGAGATCTTCCTCTGGTCCATGCAGACCGGCCGACTGCTGGAG GTTCTCGGGGGTCACGAGGGTCCAGTCAGCTGCTTGTGtttcagtccagtccagtccgtCCTGGCCAGTGCTTCGTGGGACCGCACCGTCCGCCTGTGGGACATGTTGGACAGCTGGCAGGTCAAGGAGACGATTCCGCTCACCTCTGACG ttttgtctttgaCTTACCGCCCTGATGGGCAGGAGTTGGCCGTGGCCACTCTGAATGGTGAGATCTCTTTCTGGAACCctcacacagccacacaaaccAGCTCCGTGGCTGGACGCCACGATCTGGAAATGGGCCGCAAGGAGGTGGATAAAATCACGGCTAAACAGTCAGCCAAGGGCAA GTCCTTTACGTGTTTGTGCTACTCTGCGGACGGTGAGTCGATTTTGGCCGGAGGCCAGTCCAAGTTCGTCTGCATCTACAACATCAAGGAGCAGATGCTCATGAAGAAGTTTGAAATCTCCTGCAACTTGTCCTTCGATGCCATGGAG GAGTTCCTGGACCGGCGGAAGATGACTGAGTTCGGCAGCCTGGCTCTGGTGGACGAGGGGGCTGGCGATGGGGACGGGGTCAACATCAGCCTCCCTGGCGTCAGGAGAG GTGACATGAGCTCTCGCCATTTCAAGCCAGAGATCAGAGTCAGCTCGCTGCGGTTCTCCCCTACGG GTCGCAGCTGGGCGGCCACCACCACCGAGGGACTGCTGGTCTACTCCCTGGACGGGTCTATGGTATTTGACCCCTACGACCTTGACCTGGACGTGACACCGGTCAGCATACGCAAGCAACTGCGGCTTCAGGAGTGGGCGTCAGCCATCGTGCTGGCGTTCCGACTCAATGAGAAGGCCCTCAAGCAGGAGGTGCTGGAAACGGTGCCACACGAGCAGA TCCCGGTGATTTGCGGCTCCCTTCCTGACATTTACGTGGAAAAGCTCCTGGGGTTCGTGGCGACGTGTTTGGAGAAGTCGGGTCACCTGCAGTTCTACATGACCTGGGCACAGAACCTCCTCATGCTTCACGGACAGAAACTCAAGAACAG GTCCGGGGCCATACTGCCCACCCTCCAGGCGCTACAGAAGAGCATCCAGAGACACTTTGACAACCTGTCCAAACT GTGTGACTTTAACATGTATAACATTCGGTATGCCGTGGCCCTGTCGAAGCAGAGGGGTATGAAGAgagaagctgaggaggaggtggaggaggaggaggaggaggaggaagaggagggagaggatgatgaAGGGCTGTCTGAGGAGATGAGCGAAGCCTCCATTGGCGATGCAGAGATGATTCTTTAG
- the eed gene encoding polycomb protein eed, translating into MRENKNMSESPSQAGKEIPAKKQKLSSDENSNPDLSGDENDDAASVESGTNAERPDTPTNTANAPGRKSSGKGKWRSKKCRYSFKCVNSLREDHGQPLFGVQFNWHSKEGDPLVFATVGSNRVTLYECHSQGEIRLLQSYVDADAEENFYTCAWTYDTSTSHPLLAVAGSRGIIRVINHISMQCIKHYVGHGNAINELKFHPRDPNLLLSVSKDHALRLWNIQTDTLVAIFGGVEGHRDEVLSADFDLLGEKIMSCGMDHSLKLWRINSERMQKAIRGSYEYNPSKTNRPFVSQKIHFPDFSTRDIHRNYVDCVRWLGDLILSKSCENAIVCWKPGKMEDDIDHIKPNESNVTILGRFDYSQCDIWYMRFSMDFWQKMLALGNQVGKLYVWDLEGEDPHKAKCTTLTLPKCMSAIRQTSFSRDSSVLIAVCDDASIWRWDRQR; encoded by the exons ATGAGGGAAAATAAGAACATGTCCGAGTCCCCTTCTCAAGCGGGAAAAGAAATACCGGcgaaaaaacagaaactgagcAGTGACGAGAACAGCAACCCCGATCTATCCGGGGACGAGAAT gaTGACGCTGCCAGTGTCGAGAGCGGGACCAACGCAGAGCGCCCCGACACGCCCACGAACACCGCCAATGCCCCGGGCAGGAAGAGCTCGGGCAAGGGCAAGTGGAGGTCCAAGAAGTGCCGATACTCTTTTAAATGTGTCAACAGTCTGAGG GAGGACCACGGCCAGCCGCTGTTCGGAGTCCAGTTTAACTGGCACAGCAAAGAGGGAGACCCCCTGGTGTTCGCCACAGTCGGGAGTAACAGG GTAACTTTGTATGAATGTCACTCTCAGGGAGAAATCAGACTCCTGCAGTCCTACGTTGATGCCGAT GCAGAGGAGAACTTCTACACGTGTGCGTGGACCTACGACACCAGCACGAGTCACCCGCTGCTGGCTGTGGCCGGGTCCCGTGGTATCATTCGGGTGATCAACCACATCTCGATGCAGTGCATCAAG cattaTGTCGGTCATGGAAATGCCATCAATGAGCTCAAGTTTCATCCGAGGGATCCAaatctcctcctgtctgtcagcAAAG ATCATGCCCTCCGTCTATGgaacatacagacagacacattagTGGCGATATTCGGCGGTGTCGAGGGTCATCGAGATGAAGTCCTCAGTGCG GATTTTGATCTCCTCGGTGAAAAGATTATGTCATGTGGGATGGATCACTCCCTCAAACTTTGGCGGATCAATTCAGAGAGAATGCAGAAAGCCATCCGTGGCTCTTATGAATACAACCCCTCGAAGACCAACAg gCCTTTCGTCTCACAGAAAATTCACTTCCCTGACTTTTCAACACGAGACATCCATAGAAACTACGTGGACTGTGTGCGGTGGCTGGGCGACCTTATTCTTTCCAAG TCCTGTGAAAATGCTATTGTGTGCTGGAAACCGGGAAAGATGGAGGACGACATCGATCACATTAAGCCAAATGAGTCAAATGTGACGATTCTGGGACGCTTTGATTACAGCCAGTGTGACATTTGGTACATGCGCTTCTCCATGGACTTCTGGCAGAAG ATGCTGGCTTTGGGAAACCAGGTGGGGAAGCTTTATGTGTGGGACCTTGAAGGGGAGGATCCACATAAAGCAAA GTGCACCACGCTGACGCTCCCCAAATGCATGTCGGCCATCCGACAGACCAGCTTCAGCCGCGACAGCAGCGTTCTGATCGCGGTGTGCGACGACGCTTCCATCTGGCGCTGGGATCGACAGCGCTGA
- the pjvk gene encoding pejvakin isoform X1 has translation MFAAATKNFVKQVGDTGRLIPVPSLSEADRYQPLSLVTRKRKRHIWKKHKFASTAFSLKDILVGEKEITAGVSSYQLLNYEDKSDVAVSGRLGNHMINDVGFNISGSDSVAVKASFGIVTKHELEVPTLLRELNSRKVDLDHCLVRQSRESRRSVLCVVVESIRTTRQCSLTVHAGMRGTTMRFQIDDGRNPKGRDKAIVIPAHTTIAYSICELFVRMDGRLDICVAPESQGGFEREQIREQLGGYIGRFSFGRLRRFLSGIVYGNPFRTDDRTFEQLTHSDTYMDDMVTDYYEKAASMTDVSTTYLRESAHTRVNLLKHNIPKGPCALCGMGHQKRETVYGCLECSTGGQKYVRLHVVPCFDLWHKTLR, from the exons ATGTTTGCCGCAGCCACCAAGAACTTTGTGAAGCAGGTGGGAGACACCGGGCGGTTGATCCCCGTTCCAAGCCTGAGCGAGGCCGACCGCTACCAGCCCCTCAGCCTGGtcacgaggaagaggaagaggcataTCTGGAAGAAGCACAAGTTCGCCTCGACTGCTTTCTCCCTGAAAGACATCCTGGTTGGGGAGAAGGAGATCACAGCAG GAGTGTCCTCATATCAGCTCCTCAACTACGAGGATAAGTCGGACGTGGCCGTCAGCGGCCGCCTGGGGAACCACATGATCAACGACGTGGGCTTCAACATCAGCGGCTCGGACTCGGTGGCCGTCAAGGCCTCCTTCGGCATCGTGACCAAACACGAGCTGGAGGTGCCCACGCTGCTGCGCGAGCTCAACTCCAg GAAAGTGGACCTGGATCACTGCCTGGTCCGTCAGTCGAGGGAGAGCCGGCGAAGCGTCCTCTGCGTCGTCGTGGAGAGCATCCGCACGACGCGCCAGTGCTCCCTGACCGTCCACGCCGGAATGAGGGGGACCACCATGAGG tttcAGATCGACGACGGCAGGAATCCCAAGGGTCGAGACAAGGCCATCGTCATCCCGGCTCACACCACCATCGCCTACAGCATCTGTGAGCTGTTTGTCCGCATGGACGGGCGGCTGG atATTTGTGTGGCGCCAGAGTCCCAAGGGGGATTCGAGCGCGAGCAGATCAGGGAGCAGCTCGGTGGCTACATCGGCCGCTTCTCCTTCGGTCGACTGCGCCGGTTCCTGTCCGGAATTGTCTACGGAAACCCCTTCAGAACAG ATGACCGGACATTCGAGCAGCTCACCCACTCCGACACCTACATGGACGACATGGTGACGGACTACTACGAGAAGGCCGCCAGCATGACTGACGTGTCCACCACCTACCTGAGGGAGAGCGCCCACACGCGGGTCAACCTGCTCAAGCACAACATCCCCAAGGGCCCATGCGCGCTGTGCGGCATGGGCCATCAGAAGCGGGAGACGGTCTACGGGTGTCTGGAGTGCTCGACCGGAGGCCAAAAATACGTCCGCCTGCACGTGGTGCCCTGTTTTGACCTTTGGCACAAAACGCTTCGGTGA
- the pjvk gene encoding pejvakin isoform X2: protein MFAAATKNFVKQVGDTGRLIPVPSLSEADRYQPLSLVTRKRKRHIWKKHKFASTAFSLKDILVGEKEITAGVSSYQLLNYEDKSDVAVSGRLGNHMINDVGFNISGSDSVAVKASFGIVTKHELEVPTLLRELNSRKVDLDHCLVRQSRESRRSVLCVVVESIRTTRQCSLTVHAGMRGTTMRFQIDDGRNPKGRDKAIVIPAHTTIAYSICELFVRMDGRLDDRTFEQLTHSDTYMDDMVTDYYEKAASMTDVSTTYLRESAHTRVNLLKHNIPKGPCALCGMGHQKRETVYGCLECSTGGQKYVRLHVVPCFDLWHKTLR from the exons ATGTTTGCCGCAGCCACCAAGAACTTTGTGAAGCAGGTGGGAGACACCGGGCGGTTGATCCCCGTTCCAAGCCTGAGCGAGGCCGACCGCTACCAGCCCCTCAGCCTGGtcacgaggaagaggaagaggcataTCTGGAAGAAGCACAAGTTCGCCTCGACTGCTTTCTCCCTGAAAGACATCCTGGTTGGGGAGAAGGAGATCACAGCAG GAGTGTCCTCATATCAGCTCCTCAACTACGAGGATAAGTCGGACGTGGCCGTCAGCGGCCGCCTGGGGAACCACATGATCAACGACGTGGGCTTCAACATCAGCGGCTCGGACTCGGTGGCCGTCAAGGCCTCCTTCGGCATCGTGACCAAACACGAGCTGGAGGTGCCCACGCTGCTGCGCGAGCTCAACTCCAg GAAAGTGGACCTGGATCACTGCCTGGTCCGTCAGTCGAGGGAGAGCCGGCGAAGCGTCCTCTGCGTCGTCGTGGAGAGCATCCGCACGACGCGCCAGTGCTCCCTGACCGTCCACGCCGGAATGAGGGGGACCACCATGAGG tttcAGATCGACGACGGCAGGAATCCCAAGGGTCGAGACAAGGCCATCGTCATCCCGGCTCACACCACCATCGCCTACAGCATCTGTGAGCTGTTTGTCCGCATGGACGGGCGGCTGG ATGACCGGACATTCGAGCAGCTCACCCACTCCGACACCTACATGGACGACATGGTGACGGACTACTACGAGAAGGCCGCCAGCATGACTGACGTGTCCACCACCTACCTGAGGGAGAGCGCCCACACGCGGGTCAACCTGCTCAAGCACAACATCCCCAAGGGCCCATGCGCGCTGTGCGGCATGGGCCATCAGAAGCGGGAGACGGTCTACGGGTGTCTGGAGTGCTCGACCGGAGGCCAAAAATACGTCCGCCTGCACGTGGTGCCCTGTTTTGACCTTTGGCACAAAACGCTTCGGTGA